The following are encoded in a window of Bacillus sp. es.036 genomic DNA:
- a CDS encoding CHY zinc finger protein, whose product MLQDQIIVKGKTVDNKTRCEHYHSERDIVAIKFYCCDTYYPCFLCHQETADHHVTVWPKEKYDKKAILCGNCRSELTIQEYLTAHSMCPYCHASYNEGCKLHYHLYFDENKTVK is encoded by the coding sequence ATGCTTCAAGATCAAATTATAGTAAAAGGAAAAACCGTAGATAACAAAACACGATGCGAACATTATCACAGTGAACGAGATATTGTTGCGATTAAATTCTATTGTTGTGATACTTACTATCCGTGTTTTTTGTGTCATCAAGAAACAGCTGATCATCACGTCACAGTATGGCCAAAGGAAAAATATGATAAAAAAGCTATTTTATGTGGAAACTGTCGTTCTGAATTAACAATTCAGGAGTACTTAACAGCACATTCTATGTGTCCTTACTGCCACGCTTCCTATAATGAAGGTTGCAAACTTCATTACCATCTTTATTTTGACGAAAATAAAACCGTGAAATAA
- a CDS encoding 2-hydroxy-3-keto-5-methylthiopentenyl-1-phosphate phosphatase: MKKPIIFCDFDGTITNSDNIVSLMKRFAPKEWEQIKDNILAQNLSIREGVGQMFHLIPSSRKKDLLDYLLATTEIRQGFAEFVHYTKREGIQLYVVSGGIDFFVYPLLNPFEIPEENIFCNGSDFTNETITITWPYSCDDDCTNDCGCCKPGILKKFDGDTYRKIVIGDSITDLEAAKRADQVFARDYLAKKCKELSIPAVPFESFHDIVRKLREEKEGYDESRTETLERTR, encoded by the coding sequence ATGAAAAAGCCGATTATATTTTGTGATTTTGATGGCACGATTACAAATAGTGATAATATCGTTTCCTTAATGAAACGTTTTGCTCCGAAAGAATGGGAGCAAATAAAAGACAATATTTTAGCGCAGAACCTATCCATTCGGGAAGGAGTGGGGCAGATGTTTCATTTGATTCCTTCCAGTCGAAAGAAGGATTTGCTTGATTATTTATTAGCTACAACCGAGATTAGACAGGGATTTGCCGAGTTTGTTCATTATACAAAACGAGAAGGAATCCAGCTTTACGTTGTAAGCGGAGGAATTGATTTTTTTGTCTATCCGCTTCTAAACCCATTTGAAATACCAGAAGAGAACATTTTCTGCAATGGGAGCGATTTTACGAACGAAACGATCACGATTACTTGGCCATACTCTTGTGATGATGATTGTACAAACGATTGCGGATGCTGCAAGCCAGGCATCTTAAAAAAGTTTGATGGAGATACATACCGAAAAATTGTGATCGGTGACTCTATAACGGATCTAGAGGCAGCTAAACGGGCAGATCAAGTCTTTGCAAGAGATTACTTAGCAAAGAAGTGTAAAGAACTATCCATTCCTGCAGTTCCGTTTGAGTCGTTCCATGATATCGTTCGAAAATTGAGGGAAGAAAAGGAGGGGTATGATGAGTCTCGTACAGAAACGTTGGAACGAACTCGCTGA
- a CDS encoding 2,3-diketo-5-methylthiopentyl-1-phosphate enolase yields the protein MSRLIATYLVNNDHQLAQRAESIALGLTVGTWTNLPLLEKEQLQKHKGEVVRVEEREGKGIIVISYPAINFSADIPAILTTVFGKLSLDGEIKLIDLEFSDELLQAFPGPGHGIEGIRKLADVHDRPLVMSIFKGVIGKPLHELEQQMQAQALGKVDFVKDDEILFENELSPLEKRVPVLKKVLDQTSEVTGKRTRYAVNLTGRTDILKDRAKRAIELGADALLFNVFTYGLDVLQSLAEDKDISVPIMAHPSFSGAMAASSTYGISYSLLLGKLLRTAGADFSLFPSPYGSVALDRNEALATALALTEENQLNKTFPVPSAGIHPGLVPLLLQDFGKDSVINAGGGVHGHPGGAASGGKAFRAAIEAVLTNQTLEEASLNSEALHQALTKWGSTEVVR from the coding sequence ATGAGCCGTCTTATAGCTACCTATCTTGTAAATAATGATCATCAATTAGCCCAGCGTGCCGAATCGATCGCTCTCGGATTAACCGTTGGCACATGGACGAATCTACCGTTATTAGAAAAAGAACAGTTACAAAAACATAAAGGAGAAGTCGTTAGGGTGGAGGAGAGAGAAGGTAAAGGGATCATTGTTATCTCCTATCCAGCGATTAATTTCAGTGCTGATATACCGGCGATTTTAACAACCGTTTTCGGCAAACTTTCTCTTGATGGAGAAATAAAACTCATTGATTTAGAGTTTTCGGATGAGTTGCTTCAAGCCTTTCCGGGGCCGGGGCATGGGATAGAAGGCATCCGCAAACTTGCAGATGTGCATGATCGACCACTTGTCATGAGTATTTTTAAAGGGGTGATTGGAAAGCCATTGCATGAGTTAGAACAACAAATGCAGGCACAAGCCCTTGGTAAAGTTGATTTCGTAAAAGATGATGAAATTCTTTTTGAAAATGAGTTATCTCCTCTTGAAAAGCGCGTCCCTGTTTTAAAAAAAGTGCTGGATCAGACGTCAGAAGTGACAGGGAAACGCACACGATATGCGGTTAACTTAACCGGAAGAACGGACATTCTGAAAGATCGAGCAAAACGCGCGATTGAATTAGGGGCTGATGCCCTGTTGTTTAACGTTTTTACATATGGTTTAGATGTCCTTCAGTCTCTTGCTGAGGATAAGGATATCTCGGTTCCGATCATGGCTCATCCTTCTTTTTCAGGGGCTATGGCTGCATCGAGCACTTATGGCATAAGTTATTCCCTGTTACTTGGAAAATTACTTCGAACCGCTGGTGCTGATTTCTCTCTTTTTCCTTCCCCTTACGGAAGCGTGGCGTTAGATCGAAACGAAGCGCTCGCAACAGCCTTAGCTCTGACGGAAGAGAATCAACTGAATAAGACATTTCCGGTTCCTTCAGCAGGCATCCATCCAGGATTGGTCCCACTTTTACTTCAGGACTTTGGAAAGGATAGCGTTATTAATGCAGGAGGAGGCGTGCACGGTCATCCAGGAGGAGCCGCTTCTGGAGGAAAAGCATTCCGAGCTGCGATTGAAGCTGTTCTAACAAATCAAACTCTCGAAGAGGCATCGCTTAATAGTGAGGCACTTCACCAGGCACTTACAAAGTGGGGGAGCACAGAGGTGGTTCGATGA
- a CDS encoding carbon-nitrogen family hydrolase, whose protein sequence is MKKIALLQFDIAFGNPEENFSKVKELVAKAVHDKPDIIVLPELWSTGYDLSRLDEIGDTNAEKSIAFLSDLAKKNKVSIVGGSIAKQHNDHVTNTMLVFNRDGQLIHEYSKAHLFRLMNEEKYLVSGNEKSHFTLEELPSAGFICYDIRFPEWLRLHAIEGAQVLFVPAEWPKQRTDHWRALLISRAIENQCYVIACNRVGADPDNAFGGHSLIIDPWGTIIAEAGEEETILTGLIDEEEIPSIRSRIPIFEDRRPDIYK, encoded by the coding sequence ATGAAAAAAATCGCTCTGTTGCAATTTGATATTGCGTTTGGAAACCCGGAAGAAAATTTCTCGAAAGTGAAAGAGCTTGTTGCTAAGGCTGTTCATGACAAACCAGATATTATTGTTTTACCAGAACTGTGGTCGACTGGTTATGACTTATCGAGACTAGACGAAATTGGGGATACAAATGCAGAAAAGTCCATTGCATTTCTTTCAGACCTAGCCAAAAAGAATAAGGTGAGTATAGTAGGTGGCTCAATTGCAAAGCAACACAATGATCATGTAACGAATACGATGCTCGTTTTCAATCGAGATGGGCAGCTTATCCATGAGTATAGCAAAGCTCATCTATTTCGCCTGATGAATGAAGAGAAATACCTTGTTTCAGGAAATGAGAAAAGCCACTTCACACTTGAAGAACTCCCAAGTGCCGGATTCATCTGTTATGATATTCGCTTTCCTGAGTGGCTTCGCCTTCATGCCATTGAAGGTGCACAAGTTTTGTTCGTTCCAGCCGAATGGCCGAAACAGCGTACGGATCATTGGCGAGCATTACTTATTAGCCGCGCTATTGAAAACCAATGTTACGTGATTGCTTGTAATCGTGTAGGAGCAGATCCAGACAATGCGTTTGGCGGACATTCTTTAATCATTGATCCGTGGGGAACGATTATCGCAGAAGCAGGCGAAGAGGAAACGATCTTAACAGGCTTGATTGATGAGGAAGAAATACCATCAATCCGAAGTCGTATCCCCATCTTTGAAGATCGACGTCCAGATATATATAAATAA
- a CDS encoding acireductone dioxygenase codes for MAVIKVRNTGEVIEGRDAVSAFLQQEGVLYEQWQVEKLPEQLRGNCTVTEEQKNEILTVFNEEIRSLAERNGYGNWDVVALSEETPDLDVILKKFEQVHVHTEDEVRAITAGHGIFVIKGSVGYFDVELDPGDVISVPVDTPHFFTLMDDRQVVAVRLFIDPSGWVAHPYEEKESVN; via the coding sequence ATGGCGGTTATTAAAGTGAGAAATACAGGTGAAGTAATTGAAGGAAGGGATGCTGTAAGTGCATTTCTACAACAAGAAGGTGTTCTTTATGAACAGTGGCAGGTAGAAAAGCTCCCTGAACAATTAAGAGGTAATTGCACTGTAACAGAAGAACAAAAAAATGAAATTTTAACTGTATTTAATGAAGAAATTCGTTCGCTAGCTGAACGCAATGGATACGGAAACTGGGATGTGGTGGCTCTTTCTGAAGAAACGCCAGACCTAGATGTCATTCTGAAGAAATTCGAACAAGTGCACGTCCATACGGAGGATGAAGTAAGAGCAATTACCGCTGGCCATGGGATTTTTGTGATCAAAGGAAGCGTCGGATATTTTGATGTTGAATTAGATCCAGGCGATGTGATTTCTGTTCCAGTGGATACACCGCATTTCTTTACATTAATGGATGATCGTCAGGTTGTAGCTGTTCGTCTATTTATTGACCCATCAGGCTGGGTTGCCCACCCTTATGAAGAGAAAGAAAGTGTAAACTAA
- a CDS encoding alpha/beta fold hydrolase produces MKKMKVNIEGLDVCIYEWGSQRNPTVLLLHGLTNNALGFNEIADRLQDHFHLFAIDLPGHGETQPFNEEKNYSFQFLTEWLEKVRFELSNQPVYLIGHSWGAALALHFSSRFSEMVNGVVMIDGGYLLFEEDPSITLEEFLKQMSQWITESYYSTIEEYEKKKKEEIGRWSHELEQMVHRDMKEVVGGVAMKVSGNTVRAIGKSLYLESCRDVFHQVQAPIFLIRATLPEDGETIRRQAAARMQEELGTHCKVSAIPETGHVLHWQRPEETIKKIKQWLEEKVNEKIYTQAPE; encoded by the coding sequence ATGAAAAAAATGAAGGTGAACATAGAAGGTCTCGACGTCTGCATTTATGAATGGGGAAGTCAGCGTAACCCCACCGTTCTCCTACTTCATGGTTTGACGAACAATGCGCTTGGGTTTAACGAGATCGCTGATCGTTTGCAGGATCATTTTCATTTGTTTGCGATTGATTTACCTGGCCACGGTGAGACTCAGCCTTTTAATGAAGAAAAAAATTATTCCTTTCAATTTCTAACCGAATGGCTCGAAAAGGTACGTTTTGAACTAAGCAATCAGCCAGTTTATTTGATTGGCCATTCTTGGGGAGCGGCTCTAGCTCTCCACTTTAGTAGTCGGTTTTCTGAAATGGTGAATGGCGTTGTGATGATTGATGGAGGTTATCTCCTTTTTGAAGAAGATCCTTCTATAACGTTAGAGGAATTCCTGAAGCAAATGTCACAGTGGATCACAGAAAGTTATTATTCAACTATAGAAGAGTATGAGAAAAAGAAGAAAGAGGAAATTGGTAGATGGAGCCATGAATTGGAGCAAATGGTTCACAGGGATATGAAGGAAGTGGTGGGCGGCGTAGCAATGAAGGTAAGCGGAAATACGGTAAGAGCGATTGGAAAGTCACTCTATCTTGAGTCGTGCCGCGACGTTTTCCATCAGGTGCAGGCGCCAATCTTTCTTATAAGAGCAACCCTTCCTGAGGATGGAGAAACGATAAGACGTCAGGCAGCAGCTAGAATGCAGGAGGAGCTGGGAACTCATTGTAAGGTAAGTGCTATTCCTGAAACGGGACATGTCCTACACTGGCAAAGACCTGAAGAAACGATAAAAAAGATTAAACAGTGGTTAGAAGAAAAGGTTAACGAAAAGATCTATACACAAGCCCCTGAATAA
- a CDS encoding MFS transporter, translating into MTKRDSVFFLSLFLFFFHGANTIIISYMPVYFQHSGMSESKIGSILAIGPLAAILAQPFWGYLSDKFGTIKKVLLVTLVGVAVVSVFLLTNSHYVFILISAAIFYVFMSPTGALGDSLAVKTAASVNKNFGSIRTWGSIGFAVSTLIVGQFFSFFGISTILIPFMFMIVIAFLTAMRVSDVKTRNKPVTVFDAMRIGKNSKFLLFLGTILFLTIPHRANDSFIGLYLTELGGNESQIGLAWFVAVSSEAVIFATSHYWFKRFNEIVFIMIAGVIYAVRWFGLAYIGGPVAVILLQVFHGVTFGVFYVAAFQYVTKLVPEHLQATGHLLFISVFFGLSGILGSLFGGLIFERSSGATLYAVMGCLTLVGCFVLLFYRIVEKRKTKTDESYA; encoded by the coding sequence ATGACTAAAAGGGATAGCGTCTTTTTTCTAAGTTTGTTTTTATTCTTTTTTCATGGTGCAAATACAATCATTATTAGCTATATGCCAGTTTATTTCCAACATAGCGGTATGTCGGAAAGTAAAATAGGATCTATTCTTGCGATTGGACCATTAGCGGCAATTCTAGCTCAACCCTTTTGGGGATACCTAAGTGATAAATTTGGTACGATAAAAAAAGTTTTGCTTGTGACGCTGGTTGGAGTAGCTGTTGTTAGTGTTTTTCTTTTAACGAACAGTCATTACGTGTTTATTTTAATTTCAGCAGCGATTTTTTATGTGTTTATGTCTCCTACGGGAGCACTTGGCGATAGTCTTGCTGTTAAAACCGCTGCTAGCGTGAATAAAAACTTTGGAAGTATTCGAACATGGGGATCGATTGGTTTTGCTGTATCAACGCTAATCGTTGGTCAGTTTTTCTCTTTCTTTGGTATAAGTACGATTCTAATTCCATTCATGTTTATGATTGTGATCGCCTTTCTTACAGCGATGAGAGTATCGGATGTAAAAACGCGTAACAAACCAGTAACAGTGTTTGATGCGATGAGGATTGGGAAGAATAGTAAGTTTCTATTATTTTTAGGAACAATCCTGTTTTTAACGATTCCACATCGGGCCAATGATAGTTTCATAGGACTTTATCTCACGGAACTTGGTGGGAATGAGTCTCAAATTGGGCTTGCTTGGTTTGTTGCTGTATCTAGTGAAGCTGTTATATTCGCTACCAGTCACTATTGGTTCAAAAGATTTAATGAAATTGTCTTTATCATGATTGCAGGTGTCATCTATGCAGTTAGGTGGTTTGGGTTAGCGTACATAGGGGGGCCGGTTGCCGTTATCCTCCTTCAAGTTTTTCACGGTGTAACGTTTGGTGTTTTTTACGTTGCTGCGTTTCAATATGTGACAAAGTTAGTACCCGAGCACTTGCAAGCCACGGGACATCTTCTATTTATCTCTGTTTTCTTTGGACTATCAGGGATTCTAGGTTCATTGTTCGGAGGGCTGATCTTTGAAAGATCTTCTGGAGCAACTTTGTATGCTGTGATGGGATGTTTAACCCTAGTTGGGTGTTTTGTGTTACTTTTCTATCGCATCGTTGAAAAAAGAAAAACGAAAACAGATGAAAGTTACGCTTAG
- a CDS encoding GNAT family N-acetyltransferase has product MKIRNATVDDALAIATVHVNSWKSTYQQLIPEDYLNALDIQIREARWKKFIQAGSTIFVAVDQGEIIGFANGGKNRSTPYHYDGELYAIYLLEEAQRKGAGKKLLCSVAKELKNESYQSMLVWVLNGNPAAHFYQSFHPLKVAEKETEIAEKKLLETAFGWPDLEDLITICT; this is encoded by the coding sequence ATGAAAATTAGAAATGCGACAGTAGATGATGCTCTAGCGATAGCAACTGTTCATGTGAATAGCTGGAAATCGACCTATCAGCAGCTCATTCCAGAAGATTATCTTAATGCACTTGATATTCAAATACGGGAAGCCCGTTGGAAAAAGTTTATTCAAGCTGGCAGCACTATTTTTGTAGCCGTCGATCAAGGAGAAATTATCGGGTTTGCAAACGGTGGGAAAAATAGATCAACACCTTATCACTATGATGGAGAGCTGTATGCGATTTATCTTCTTGAAGAAGCACAGCGAAAAGGGGCAGGAAAAAAGCTATTATGTTCTGTTGCGAAAGAGCTCAAAAACGAATCATACCAATCGATGCTTGTGTGGGTTCTGAACGGAAATCCAGCCGCTCACTTTTATCAAAGCTTTCATCCACTTAAAGTTGCTGAGAAAGAGACCGAAATTGCAGAAAAAAAACTTCTAGAAACGGCTTTTGGTTGGCCAGATCTAGAAGATTTGATTACGATTTGCACCTAA
- a CDS encoding pyridoxal phosphate-dependent aminotransferase: MKQFQTSDALKRLPEQFFAKLAGKVNRYVEAGYDMINLGQGNPDQPTPDHIIKSLQKAAENPTYHKYPPFRGQPFLKQAAADFYEREFGVKLDPEKEVAVLFGGKAGLVEVSQCLLNKGDVALVPDPGYPDYWSGVAMAEADMQMMPLLEENHFLPDYDAIPEDSLKKAKMMFLNYPNNPTAAVATKRFFEETVSFAETNDICVVHDFAYGAIGFDGERPISFLETGGAKDNGIEIYTLSKTYNMAGWRVGFAVGNQSVVESINLLQDHFYVSLFSAVQEAAAEALLGSQQCVEDLRDTYESRRNVLIQGLHDIGWNVTSPAGSFFAWLKVPESFTSESFADYLLESVQIVVAPGNGFGEYGEGYVRVGLLTSEDKLREAVERIKSLNLF, from the coding sequence TTGAAACAATTTCAAACTTCGGATGCGCTTAAACGATTACCGGAACAATTTTTTGCGAAGCTTGCTGGAAAAGTGAACCGCTATGTAGAAGCGGGTTATGACATGATTAATCTTGGACAGGGAAATCCTGATCAGCCAACACCTGATCATATTATCAAGTCCTTGCAGAAGGCAGCTGAAAATCCCACCTATCACAAATATCCGCCATTTCGAGGACAGCCTTTTTTGAAGCAGGCGGCTGCTGATTTCTATGAGCGAGAATTTGGAGTGAAGCTTGATCCAGAGAAGGAAGTTGCCGTTCTTTTCGGTGGAAAAGCAGGCCTTGTCGAGGTCAGTCAATGTTTACTAAATAAAGGTGATGTGGCACTCGTTCCAGACCCTGGATATCCCGATTATTGGTCAGGTGTCGCGATGGCTGAAGCGGATATGCAAATGATGCCGTTGCTTGAGGAGAATCATTTCTTACCAGACTATGATGCGATTCCAGAGGATTCATTAAAAAAAGCGAAAATGATGTTTTTAAATTATCCAAACAACCCAACTGCAGCTGTTGCAACGAAGCGCTTTTTTGAGGAAACAGTCAGTTTTGCAGAGACGAATGATATTTGTGTTGTGCATGATTTCGCTTACGGTGCGATCGGGTTTGATGGCGAGCGACCGATTAGCTTTTTGGAAACAGGGGGTGCAAAAGACAATGGAATTGAAATCTATACCCTTTCAAAAACATATAATATGGCGGGATGGCGTGTAGGATTTGCAGTCGGAAATCAATCTGTTGTTGAGAGCATCAATCTCCTTCAGGATCATTTTTACGTTAGTCTATTTAGTGCGGTGCAAGAAGCCGCAGCTGAAGCTTTGCTTGGATCGCAGCAGTGTGTAGAAGACCTTCGCGATACGTATGAGTCGAGACGAAATGTTCTCATTCAAGGACTCCATGACATTGGCTGGAATGTCACTTCTCCTGCGGGATCGTTTTTCGCCTGGTTAAAAGTACCTGAATCCTTTACTTCAGAAAGCTTTGCAGATTACTTACTTGAAAGCGTCCAAATTGTTGTCGCACCTGGCAACGGGTTTGGTGAATATGGTGAGGGCTATGTACGAGTGGGGCTATTAACGTCTGAAGATAAGCTAAGAGAAGCGGTGGAACGAATTAAGTCTCTTAATCTCTTTTGA
- a CDS encoding DoxX family protein, with protein MFVHFLRENKGASGILFLIRLFLGYQWITAGWTKITSGFDASGFLQGAVASASGEHPAVQGWWATFLEGVAIPNVDFFNVLIPWGEFLVGLGLILGTFTTLAAFMGVVMNFAFLFSGTTSTNPMMVILGMLLLIAGYNAAKIGIDRWLIPIVKKSIHMRQMKPALHH; from the coding sequence ATGTTTGTTCATTTTTTGAGAGAGAACAAGGGAGCTTCTGGCATTCTTTTTCTTATTCGATTGTTTCTAGGCTATCAATGGATCACGGCTGGATGGACAAAAATAACGAGTGGTTTTGACGCGAGTGGTTTTTTGCAGGGAGCGGTTGCGAGTGCGAGTGGAGAACATCCGGCTGTTCAAGGTTGGTGGGCTACTTTTTTAGAAGGCGTAGCCATTCCCAATGTCGATTTCTTTAATGTCTTAATACCATGGGGAGAGTTTCTAGTTGGACTTGGTTTAATACTTGGTACTTTCACAACTCTTGCGGCATTCATGGGAGTAGTGATGAACTTTGCTTTCCTCTTTAGTGGTACAACTAGCACGAATCCAATGATGGTTATTCTCGGAATGCTCTTATTAATTGCCGGTTATAATGCAGCTAAAATTGGGATTGATCGATGGCTTATCCCAATTGTTAAGAAAAGCATTCATATGCGACAGATGAAGCCAGCACTTCATCACTAA
- a CDS encoding ATP-binding protein, giving the protein MEKGSELKDVNLDIIFHHISDLIFQIRVIDVHHYEIEAVNEAYLSNYETSKEAISGRRIEDFLGVDQGIQAIKRFQEAIIRKKTIQFEEGYSFPKQGYKLFDITLVPLVEGGSVERLIGIAKDITEKRMNEEHLVQSEKLSIVGQLAAGIAHELRNPLTSLKGFLKLIQFRNTDKDIDRYVQVMDSEFHRIEQIIDEFLILAKPTKTNFQNNRIDLILDEVIELLSGQANMKSIILQKEYASSLSPIYSESNQLKQVFINLLKNAMDAIGEEGEITIKAMERKEHIQIQVIDNGSGIADEELEKLGSPFFTTKKNGTGLGLTICKRIVKKHKGTFTIESNEGKGTIVTLNFPKIYRT; this is encoded by the coding sequence ATGGAAAAAGGAAGCGAGCTAAAAGATGTAAATTTAGATATCATCTTTCATCATATTTCAGATCTGATCTTCCAAATTCGGGTCATTGATGTGCATCACTATGAAATTGAAGCTGTAAATGAAGCTTATCTATCCAATTATGAAACTTCCAAAGAAGCCATATCCGGCCGAAGAATAGAAGATTTTCTCGGTGTTGATCAGGGAATTCAAGCCATTAAAAGATTTCAAGAAGCGATTATTCGAAAGAAAACGATTCAATTTGAGGAAGGGTACTCTTTTCCCAAGCAGGGTTACAAATTATTCGATATTACACTTGTTCCTCTTGTAGAAGGAGGTTCAGTTGAGAGATTGATTGGGATAGCAAAAGATATTACAGAAAAACGAATGAATGAAGAACACCTTGTTCAATCAGAAAAGCTATCTATTGTTGGTCAACTTGCGGCAGGAATTGCACATGAGTTACGAAATCCACTCACTTCATTGAAAGGTTTTTTGAAATTAATTCAATTCAGAAATACGGATAAAGACATTGATCGCTATGTACAAGTGATGGATTCAGAATTTCATCGGATTGAGCAAATCATTGATGAATTTCTTATTCTAGCAAAACCAACAAAAACCAATTTTCAAAACAACCGTATTGATCTTATATTAGATGAAGTTATTGAATTACTAAGCGGTCAAGCTAACATGAAAAGCATTATTTTACAAAAGGAATATGCTTCTTCTCTCTCTCCTATTTATAGTGAAAGTAACCAACTAAAACAGGTTTTTATTAACCTGCTTAAAAATGCGATGGACGCAATTGGTGAAGAAGGAGAAATTACTATCAAAGCTATGGAACGAAAGGAACACATACAGATTCAAGTAATTGATAATGGTAGTGGCATCGCTGATGAAGAACTTGAAAAACTTGGCTCACCTTTTTTCACTACGAAAAAGAACGGAACAGGACTTGGACTGACAATTTGCAAGAGAATTGTCAAAAAACATAAAGGCACTTTTACTATTGAAAGTAACGAAGGCAAAGGAACAATCGTTACATTAAACTTCCCAAAGATCTATCGCACCTAA
- a CDS encoding methylthioribulose 1-phosphate dehydratase has translation MSLVQKRWNELADIKDELAARDWFPGTSGNLSIKVSEEPLQFLVTTSGKDKRKRTEEDFILVDRDGQAIEKTSLKPSAETIVHQAIYQKTNAGCCLHVHTVDNNVISELFRTEGEVTFQGVELIKAFGLWGQNDRISVPIIDNSSDLSLLAQDVVHVITKETKAVLMKNHGITVWGRDGFEAKKYLEAFEFLFSYHLKLRNFQSVVS, from the coding sequence ATGAGTCTCGTACAGAAACGTTGGAACGAACTCGCTGATATCAAAGATGAGTTAGCAGCTCGTGATTGGTTTCCAGGAACAAGCGGCAATCTCTCAATCAAAGTAAGTGAGGAGCCGCTACAGTTTCTTGTTACCACAAGTGGTAAAGATAAAAGAAAACGAACGGAAGAAGATTTCATATTGGTCGACCGTGATGGACAGGCAATCGAAAAAACTTCTTTAAAACCATCTGCTGAAACAATTGTTCATCAGGCCATCTATCAAAAAACAAATGCAGGATGTTGTTTGCACGTCCACACAGTAGATAACAATGTGATTTCTGAACTTTTTCGTACAGAGGGTGAGGTTACTTTTCAGGGTGTTGAATTAATAAAAGCATTTGGGCTCTGGGGACAAAATGATCGAATATCCGTTCCAATCATTGATAACTCCAGTGACCTTTCTTTACTTGCTCAGGATGTTGTTCATGTTATCACTAAAGAAACGAAAGCTGTATTAATGAAAAATCATGGTATTACGGTATGGGGACGCGATGGTTTTGAAGCCAAAAAGTATCTCGAAGCATTTGAGTTTTTATTTAGTTATCATCTTAAATTAAGAAACTTTCAATCTGTAGTAAGCTAA